The nucleotide sequence GACCACAGCTCCAACACTGACTTGTCCACTCTTTAAGGACTCAAACATAAAACCCAATAGAAATTATTTAAATGATCCATCTGAAGGAGCTCCAATCATCCTCCTAGCAACTCTTTGCCTACATTTCTTGCTGAGCCATGTCAGCAAAATGACCATATTGTGACTGGTACACATGTTTACCAAGGTGTCTTAACATCAGAGGTAAATTCTACATCAAGACGATATGATACACAATTGCTTGTAGTCTCACCTAGCAGTTATGAAAAACATAAACTGAACAAACAAGTAAAACTAGACAACAGGCTATTTGTTTTCATGAGAAAATATTTTAATCCTTTTCTCACATCCTCAAGGGTGGACTTCTACAACAAGTTGCTCCTTTGACATGGGAGATCAAACTCTCAATCTAGACCAGGGCCTCGTCTCTTCCCAAATCCTCAGAAGaatatattattttcttcatgAGTATAAAACAAGCTGAAATTTTGCATTTCAATTGTTAAGAGAAACCGTAAAGTTCCCAATCCTTTTGTTTTCCCAAGTACAAAATTCAGGTTCCACTTAATGAAACCCATCAAATAGGTTGCTACAGTGGTTCATTAGGGTTAACCACAAACAGTATGAAGGTTGCACCAGTCCTTTTTACGTGATGGACTTTTAAATTTTCATTGATGAAGACATGCTTTCACAGTACCTGACCAAATTCCTAGTCAGCGCTACTGTATTAGACTTAAAAATTTTGGCATGACAGTGTTCAGCAGTCATGAGGAGGCTATAACCAACTATCAATAAGTGAAACAAAGAAATCATTTTAGTTACCTGACACTGCCATGTTAGTATGTTACTAGTGATGATGGTTACAAACTTCAATGGCATCCTAGAACCCTCATATACGTAGAAGAGACAACTGCTCGTAAACATTAACTTACTGGATAACTGGGTTAATAGAGTGGTTGACATGAATAACTTGAATGCACAACAGTGAGGTTACTTCTCTCGTGCTAGGACAAGTCTGAGAGGTAAATACCTAATTATTAATACTGAACATCACAGAATCCACAACTAACAACGACTTAAAGTAATTTGCAAAACATTTCGGTTGAGCAGCATTATAGATGGATTCATAGTTCTATAAATCCTAAGGAATCTGATAACTGATTTCTTTGTTATATTAGGACTGAACTGAATGAAGCTAAAAAACATTGATCTGCTCGATTCTTCTACAATGAAGCACAACGAGAGTTATTCACAGAATTTAGAAGCCCAACTAACGAATAGCATTCCTCAGATTTACAAGAGAGACATGAAGAAAAATTaagatcattcaacatttcaattgCATACCGACTATCAAGAAAAATAAATCCACATAAGCACTTCATTGTCATAGTCCTCTATCTTAGTGGCGATTACATACCTTAAATAAGATTGTAACCATATCATGGCCCACAAGCCTCTTACTATTCACAACGTACAATGATGCTGGTTTTGAAGCAAGCATTCCAGCATATACGTCCTAATTCTTGTGTGGTGTCAGAAACTTCGTCTCCACTTAGTAATGTTTCAACAATTGAGATATATAGATCGGGAAGTTTTGATCTTGACAACGTATATTGCCACAAATGAGGATACTCTACGTCTATCAACGAACCTCAAAGGAATAAGCTAAAATTCAAACACCAACCCAACAAAATCTCGATTTCATCAGTCAAGCATCAAAAGGAGGGAAAAATCTCACCTTTGTCCAATAAAGAGGGCCTAAACAATAGCCCTAGCATCgcaaaggataacaaaattgaGCAGCGAAGGAGAGACAGATGGGGAGAAGAAGCAATCAAAGCGTACCTGAGAGATGAGCCAGGCGCGCTCCATGCGCTTGGCGAACCTGGAAGAGCTCTCGGATGAATCGACCACCGAGGCTCTGACAAGGAGCGCCGGAACCTTCCGGAGGCGTCCAGAAGGGGCAGCCGCAACGGAGGAGCCGCTCCACCCGCCAAGGCTCTGGGGAGGAAGAAGGGGGTTCGTCACCACGGAAGGGAGGGGCCCGCAGAGGGAGCAACAGGTGATCGCCATTGGTGACCTTCCTCCCCCATTCgacgtcttcttcctcttttatAACCCTTTTTGTCGTCGATAGACTCGAGTTCCACTCACCCGCGGATGTACGTACGATAGCTATATTAATCACCGTGTAAGGCTAACGTACAATGGGGAATTGATCGAAGTTATGAATCACGATAGTATAAGTATACCTAGAGGACAGCATATCCAATACAATTAGAATTGGATGACAACATAGAACAATTTAAAGGTCAAAAAAGAATAATATTTGTTGACTAAATTTAGAGAGATGAAGAATTCTAATTGTTCTTCTTCTGTCTTTTGTTCtatcaaataaatatatatatatacttataattataagtgaacaaagttaaataatatatttttttttatttttatagagaAATATGTGAACAAAATGAAATCTGATATTGATAGAGGAGTGTAGACGTAATCAATTTTTCAACGATGATCGATATCTTAACATCGTATGACTCCTTTGTATTAAGTGTGACGAAATCTCACATTGTAACCAACATATCAATGTCACTAGGCAACACCCAACCTCGTCAAGTGGACACTTTTATGACCAACACTTAATTGGTATAAGGGTAATATTAAACTATAATGATAAGGTTAAGCGAATCAACTAAACATTATAAAATCTCAAATTGGATGTAACATAAATTTGATTGGGTTTGGGATAAACGTATAATTCCCCCATAATATTATACCCCACAATTGATATTGATGTAGATTCAACATTCTAAAAATCAAACAAATAAGTCCTTAATCGAAATTAAACTAAgacaaatataaaaaaagaaaacctaattgACTTCGAATCAGCGTGTAGTTCGATCAATCAATTCTTGACTTAAGTGATGGATAccaatgtattatatatatatatatagatggttgaaaatttgaatataatatctATCAATGCCGTCTGAACTCAACCCAATTTTGAATATTATATTGATTTCATCGTTTTCTTAGTCAAAATTGATGAAATCTTATATGATCAGATTTGTCGCTGACACAGATGGCTGCTACCAGTCACGGATTTGGATCCTCTGCGAGCATCTCAGTGGCGCCATGGCGGTGCCACGAAACACGAGAGGAGCTCCTCCCATTCTTACGTGGGAGACGAAGCAGCAGGAAACGCCATGTCCGGAATCATTGGGCAGGAAGATGCTGTCCTTGTTACTCATCGACACCCTGTTTGCATCTCTGCTACGAAATCGCCATGAAATTTACTGCACTGCATTACGATCACCTAAAAAGAAACGGTATCCAAAGCAGTCATTTATTTCTACTGCTGCTGCTTCTGTGAACGTCTGCAATTGTGCCTGTGcctgagagtgagagagagagagagagagacggagacAGTGATGGAGACCATTGAATCAGGTATGGTGGTTCCGGCCGAGGAGACCCCAACACACAGCATCTGGCTCTCCAACCTGGACCTACTGGTGTCTCGATCCCACACCCCCACCGTCTACTTCTACCCCCCCAGCGCCGCCCGACCGATCGGAGGCTTCTCCTTCGCCGTAGAGGCGCTGAAGGCGGCGCTGGCCAAGGTTCTGGTGCCGTTCTACCCCCTGGCCGGCCGGCTCGGGCTGGACTCATCCGGCAGGGTCGAGATCCAGTGCACCGGGGAGGGCGCCCTCTTCATGGTCGCCCGGTCCGCCTCCGCCATGGACGACGTCCTTGACGACTTCGGTCCTTCGGATACGATAAGGCAGATGCTGGTGCCATCCGTGGAGTCCGGCAACGCTCCTTGCCCCCTTGTCATGGTTCAGGTGATCTTCCCCCCTTtaattttttgtcatttttcttgTCGATTGTTCGCCATGTCCACGGGATCGGCTAAAACCTCAAGCAAATCTACTGCAGGTGATCCTCTTCAAGTGCGGTGGCGTGTGCTTGGGCGTAGCAGTGCATCACACTGCCGCCGACGGGCTCGGCGCGCTTCACTTCGTCAATTCATGGTCCGACATCGCCCGAGGCAGCAACGTCTCTGCCCCTCCTTCCCTCGACCGAACCCTCCTCCGTGCCCGGTCACCGCCGACCGTCCTCTTCGACTACGTCGAGTACATTCAAAAGCCAGCAGCCAAGCCGTCCACCGGCAAGGCCCCTTTCGATACCGCCATTCTTAAGCTATCGAAAGAACAGCTACATCTCCTCAAGGGCAGCGGAGGCGGAAAGAAAGGTCTCTCCACCTTCAAAGCAGTGACGGCTCACGTATGGCGTTCAGCATGCAAAGCGCGCAAGCTGGGGGGCGACCAAGAGACGAGGCTCTACATGACGGCTGACGCACGTACCCGCGTCAAGCCGCCGCTTCCCGCAGGCTTTGTGGGCAATGGCATCTTTAGAACATCGGCGGTTGCGAAAGCCGGGGAGATCCTGTCCAATTCGCTGGAGTTCGGGGCCGACAAGATCAACGACGCAACTGTTCGACTAAATGACGACTACATAAGGTCGCTGATAGACTACTTGGAGCTGCAACGAGACGTGAGAGGCCTGCAGAAGGGCTTATGGGTGATTCCCGGCACCGATCTCTGGGTGATCAGCTGGCTGGGGCTGCCTATTTATGAGGCTGACTTCGGGTGG is from Musa acuminata AAA Group cultivar baxijiao chromosome BXJ1-6, Cavendish_Baxijiao_AAA, whole genome shotgun sequence and encodes:
- the LOC103986698 gene encoding uncharacterized protein LOC103986698 isoform X3; amino-acid sequence: MAITCCSLCGPLPSVVTNPLLPPQSLGGWSGSSVAAAPSGRLRKVPALLVRASVVDSSESSSRFAKRMERAWLISQQPTPIACSSCGSNGSVECKWCAGFCFLP
- the LOC103986698 gene encoding uncharacterized protein LOC103986698 isoform X4 encodes the protein MAITCCSLCGPLPSVVTNPLLPPQSLGGWSGSSVAAAPSGRLRKVPALLVRASVVDSSESSSRFAKRMERAWLISQPTPIACSSCGSNGSVECKWCAGFCFLP
- the LOC135675662 gene encoding putrescine hydroxycinnamoyltransferase 1-like encodes the protein METIESGMVVPAEETPTHSIWLSNLDLLVSRSHTPTVYFYPPSAARPIGGFSFAVEALKAALAKVLVPFYPLAGRLGLDSSGRVEIQCTGEGALFMVARSASAMDDVLDDFGPSDTIRQMLVPSVESGNAPCPLVMVQVILFKCGGVCLGVAVHHTAADGLGALHFVNSWSDIARGSNVSAPPSLDRTLLRARSPPTVLFDYVEYIQKPAAKPSTGKAPFDTAILKLSKEQLHLLKGSGGGKKGLSTFKAVTAHVWRSACKARKLGGDQETRLYMTADARTRVKPPLPAGFVGNGIFRTSAVAKAGEILSNSLEFGADKINDATVRLNDDYIRSLIDYLELQRDVRGLQKGLWVIPGTDLWVISWLGLPIYEADFGWGKPAIMVRATLQFSGLVYIMHDSGVEGGLSLAVAMEPENMPLFKQVFYEELEALKQS
- the LOC103986698 gene encoding protein BUNDLE SHEATH DEFECTIVE 2, chloroplastic isoform X2 gives rise to the protein MAITCCSLCGPLPSVVTNPLLPPQSLGGWSGSSVAAAPSGRLRKVPALLVRASVVDSSESSSRFAKRMERAWLISQPTPIACSSCGSNGSVECKWCAGTGFFILGNKMLCEVPSRNTTCVICMGKGSASCPDCKGTGFRAKWLEEPRPPSE
- the LOC103986698 gene encoding uncharacterized protein LOC103986698 isoform X1, producing MAITCCSLCGPLPSVVTNPLLPPQSLGGWSGSSVAAAPSGRLRKVPALLVRASVVDSSESSSRFAKRMERAWLISQQPTPIACSSCGSNGSVECKWCAGTGFFILGNKMLCEVPSRNTTCVICMGKGSASCPDCKGTGFRAKWLEEPRPPSE